The sequence below is a genomic window from Lolium perenne isolate Kyuss_39 chromosome 7, Kyuss_2.0, whole genome shotgun sequence.
AGTATTTCATCCACAATCATTTGTCGTTTACGGTGAAATATCACAGGGATGAGCTAAGAGATGTTTCTAGAATAGTGGCCTTTGAAGTAAAACCCTACAGGTACATTTGAGCTTTTTGGTGATTTTATGTATTTGCAAGTTCACATCCTTCTTGTTAGATTTGAAATGAAACAATGGCATATGCTGCAGTGTTAAGCATGAATACGAAGGACAGTGGAACGACAAGAAGACCCGTCTGACCACTTGTGATCCTCATGCAAAACGTATAATTACATCATCTGATTCTCCTCAAGAGGTTGAAGCTGGCAAAGACATTGTATTTACATACGACGTGGATTTCAAGGTCAGAATTAACATGCAAACCTATATATGTTTCAACTCTATTGATGTGATTGGTACTTGTGTAGTGTGTACCGTGTGGAGCTTGGATGTTATTCAATGTGTTTTTTTACTTGAAATGTGTTCATAATTGTTCATTCTTTAACTATTCTATCAACTTGCAGGAGAGTGATATCAAGTGGGCATCTCGCTGGGACAGTTATCTGCTGATGACAGATGATCAAATCCACTGGTTCTCCATTGTGAATTCTCTCATGATCGTTCTCTTCCTTTCGGGAATGGTTGCAATGATCATGCTTCGAACCCTCTACCGGGATATCTCCAAGTACAACCAGCTAGAGACCCAGGAGGAAGCCCAAGAAGAAACAGGATGGAAGCTTGTTCATGGTGATGTTTTCAGGCCTCCGGCACACTCAGACTGGCTCTGTGTTTATGTTGGAACAGGTGTCCAATTTTTTGGCATGATGCTTGTCACCATGGTCTTTGCAGTCCTTGGCTTCCTTTCTCCATCCAACAGGGGCGGACTGATGACAGCTATGCTCTTGCTTTGGGTTTTCATGGGTTTGCTTGCTGGCTACTCTTCTTCACGCCTCTACAAGTTGTTTAAGGGCTCAGAATGGAAGAACATTGCTTTGAGGACAGCATTCACTTTCCCTGGCAGCGTGTTCGCTATTTTCTTCTTCTTGAATATTCTTATCTGGGGTCAGAAGTCCTCTGGCGCAGTTCCATTCAGCACAATGTTCGCCCTTGTCCTCCTTTGGTTCGGTATCTCAGTGCCTTTAGTTTTTGTTGGGAGTTTCCTTGGTTTCAAGAAACCTGCCATTGAAGACCCTGTGAAGACGAACAAGATACCGAGGCAGGTACCTGAGCAGGCCTGGTACATGAACCCAATATTCTCTATTCTAATTGGAGGGATCCTTCCATTTGGAGCTGTGTTCATTGAGCTCTTCTTTATCCTGACCTCTATCTGGCTGCATCAATTCTACTACATCTTTGGGTTCCTCTTCCTTGTCTTCCTGATCCTTATCGTCACATGCGCTGAGATCTCAATTGTGCTCTGCTACTTCCAGCTATGCAGTGAGGATTACCTGTGGTGGTGGAGGTCATACTTGACATCGGGGTCTTCTGCCCTGTACCTCTTCCTGTATGCCACCTTCTACTTCTTCACAAAGCTGGAGATCACAAAGTTTGTGTCAGCTGTCCTTTACTTCGGCTACATGCTTATAGCCTCATATTCATTCTTTGCCTTGACGGGTACAATAGGATTCTATGCATGCTTCATGTTCACCAGGCTGATTTACTCGTCTGTGAAGATCGAGTAAACAGGGTACTCTTCTGCCTAATTCTTCGTTGCCACGGTGAAGGGTCTATGCTTCAGACAGTGAATGCTACAGGTCTTCGAAGTATAGCTTGATGTGGCATCAGTTCTGAGTTGTCAAAGCTGGTTGTTAAGATGAAGATATGTTATCCACGATTAAAGTATCATAGCTAGCTCAGTGAGTTTTGTTCTCTTatcccttttttcttttctttagcCTTTGGATCACGAGGATGCCTATTGAGTGCTTGTTGCAGAGTGAATTGTATACGGACACGGATAAATCTCATTTATGTTCAGGCCACATGTAATGTAATTGTCACGTACATTAAGTCTTGTATTAAAGATATTGTTACTGCAGTAAAATGTTCTGACTAGTTCTAGTTCTTCGTGATTGAAGTTGTACTCTATGAAAATGATTATATGATGAAAATTGAAGTTGTACTCTATGAAAATGATTATTGGATGAAATGATTAGGAAATATATGTATGTAACTGTAATTTGTGCGCTCCATATTGTTTCGAATGAATGCAGTAAGCCTGGAATCCATTTTGGAATTCCATAGGTGGGCTCCATAGAATTGGGCtggaaatccagcaaaatgacGCCATGGGTAAACACAATTCCAAGCTGAGACCTGTCATTTGCGTTTCTTTATAGAAACcatttacaaattcaatattgaattctgttgtcatttgcaattcctgtggtaaccaaacaagtgtccatttctgGAATTACAATATAAATGAaatattcatttcaaaatgctacaaacgaaatgaaagcctggcttccaaacgacttctaAGTGAATAGTGACATCGGTTGACATATACCCTTCTCCATTTCTGCTTACACAGAAGTAAACTggaagaatcttgaggtgaaaccAAATGAACTAGACGAATCTTGAGGTAAGATTAAGTAAACTGGAAGAATCTCGAGGTAAGATCATGTAAACTGTCAGAATTATGCAGCAAGAAAAAACACTACAAACTAAAAAAAAGTAGGGAGTACTAGTACACCTGCCATCAAACATAAGTTTGATCAACAAAAACGAAACACCATCCTCACACTACCACTTTTGTCAAAGCAAACATGACAGTCTGGATTATTAGTTTTTTTTCTCTCCTTACTCTTATGGCAGCAGGGAGAAGAACACTCTTTGCATTGCCTGAGAGAATGCACGCTATGGTTTTGGTTGCCAGCATCGCATTATTCGAGGTTGTGGTCGCCACTTcctagcatgatgaacttacttatgTCTATGACTAATGAGTCCACACTTAGCCAATAACTCATGGCAACTTAGGATATGTTTCCTGACTGGGACGGAGGCAGGGTTGTGGGCTGGGgccatgcccccccccccctcccaccAACACCACAACCACATgcacttttttttcttcttc
It includes:
- the LOC127301023 gene encoding transmembrane 9 superfamily member 9; its protein translation is MAISPPAAAAVALAALCLLVAPAAAFYLPGVAPNDFDKKDLLPVKVNKLTSIKTQLPYSFYSLPFCKPDTIVDSAENLGEVLRGDRIENSAYVFEMREPQMCQIVCKISVGDKEAKVLKEKIEDEYRVNMILDNLPLVVPIQRVDQEGAYFYQHGFHVGAKGQYSGSKDEKYFIHNHLSFTVKYHRDELRDVSRIVAFEVKPYSVKHEYEGQWNDKKTRLTTCDPHAKRIITSSDSPQEVEAGKDIVFTYDVDFKESDIKWASRWDSYLLMTDDQIHWFSIVNSLMIVLFLSGMVAMIMLRTLYRDISKYNQLETQEEAQEETGWKLVHGDVFRPPAHSDWLCVYVGTGVQFFGMMLVTMVFAVLGFLSPSNRGGLMTAMLLLWVFMGLLAGYSSSRLYKLFKGSEWKNIALRTAFTFPGSVFAIFFFLNILIWGQKSSGAVPFSTMFALVLLWFGISVPLVFVGSFLGFKKPAIEDPVKTNKIPRQVPEQAWYMNPIFSILIGGILPFGAVFIELFFILTSIWLHQFYYIFGFLFLVFLILIVTCAEISIVLCYFQLCSEDYLWWWRSYLTSGSSALYLFLYATFYFFTKLEITKFVSAVLYFGYMLIASYSFFALTGTIGFYACFMFTRLIYSSVKIE